A region of Desulfuromonas thiophila DNA encodes the following proteins:
- the rpoD gene encoding RNA polymerase sigma factor RpoD, with the protein MAKKTKEEEFQQLIEAGKEKGYLTYDEVNDALPDEMIASAQLEDVMTMFGEMDIEIIDAEPKEILLNDADVEDSDEEEEQDDSGNPLEAGVIGRTSDPVRMYLREMGQVALLTREGEVEIAKRIEEGEHLITRVVLRTPIALQEVVRLAEQLQRDEIGLQDISRDCDEDGSPEDAESTRERVQSLLQSLCDKKQQLDALLDARQEANAAGKKELQPQIDGLRSELQDLMRQLRLKDAVVANITERLKELAEQVKKGLKEVASCEKKLGCDHKEIRRQLRRLHKGDDEAAEVSAALGKGVEELLVIEKRLKGAQRRFKKVEDESGFGAEDLVEALKEVHRGEWKARSAKTELVEANLRLVVSIAKKYTNRGLQFLDLIQEGNIGLMKAVDKFEYQRGYKFSTYATWWIRQAITRAIADQARTIRIPVHMIETINKLIRTSRQLVQELGREPTPEEIAERMELPLEKVRRVLKIAKEPISLETPIGEEEDSSLGDFIEDKGAVSPLEAVIKSNLSDQTAEVLSTLSPREEKVLRMRFGIGEKSDHTLEEVGQDFNVTRERIRQIEAKALRKLRHPSRAKRLRSFVDTP; encoded by the coding sequence ATGGCGAAAAAGACCAAAGAAGAAGAATTTCAGCAACTCATCGAAGCCGGCAAGGAAAAAGGCTATCTGACCTACGACGAGGTCAATGACGCCCTGCCCGATGAGATGATCGCCTCGGCCCAGCTCGAAGATGTCATGACCATGTTCGGCGAGATGGACATCGAAATCATCGACGCCGAGCCCAAGGAGATTCTGCTCAACGATGCCGATGTCGAGGACAGCGACGAGGAGGAAGAGCAGGACGACAGCGGCAATCCGCTGGAAGCTGGTGTCATCGGCCGGACCAGTGATCCGGTACGGATGTATCTGCGCGAAATGGGACAGGTGGCGCTGCTGACACGCGAGGGCGAGGTCGAAATTGCCAAACGCATCGAGGAGGGGGAACATCTCATCACCCGCGTGGTGCTGCGGACGCCCATCGCCCTGCAGGAGGTGGTGCGGCTGGCTGAGCAGCTGCAGCGCGACGAGATCGGGCTGCAGGATATCAGCCGCGACTGTGACGAGGATGGCAGCCCGGAGGACGCGGAAAGCACCCGCGAGCGGGTGCAGAGCCTGCTGCAAAGCCTGTGCGACAAGAAACAGCAGCTCGACGCGCTGCTGGACGCGCGGCAGGAGGCCAACGCCGCCGGCAAAAAAGAGCTGCAGCCGCAGATCGATGGCCTGCGTTCCGAGCTGCAGGATCTGATGCGCCAGCTGCGGCTGAAGGATGCCGTGGTGGCCAACATCACCGAGCGGCTCAAGGAGCTGGCCGAGCAGGTCAAGAAGGGCCTTAAGGAAGTGGCCAGCTGCGAAAAGAAACTCGGTTGTGATCACAAGGAGATCCGCCGCCAGCTGCGCCGGCTGCACAAGGGCGACGACGAGGCGGCTGAGGTTTCCGCCGCTTTGGGCAAAGGCGTCGAGGAACTGCTGGTCATTGAAAAACGCCTCAAGGGTGCCCAGCGCCGCTTCAAGAAGGTTGAGGATGAAAGCGGTTTTGGCGCCGAGGATCTGGTCGAGGCGCTCAAGGAGGTGCATCGTGGCGAGTGGAAGGCCCGCTCGGCCAAGACCGAGCTGGTCGAGGCCAATCTGCGGCTGGTGGTGTCCATCGCCAAGAAGTACACCAATCGCGGCCTGCAGTTTCTCGATCTGATTCAGGAGGGCAACATCGGCCTGATGAAGGCGGTCGACAAATTTGAATACCAGCGCGGCTACAAGTTCTCCACCTACGCCACCTGGTGGATTCGTCAGGCCATCACCCGCGCCATTGCCGACCAGGCCCGCACCATCCGCATCCCGGTGCACATGATTGAAACCATCAACAAGCTGATCCGCACCAGCCGCCAGCTGGTGCAGGAGTTGGGGCGCGAGCCGACACCGGAGGAGATTGCCGAGCGCATGGAGCTGCCGCTGGAGAAGGTGCGCCGGGTGCTCAAGATTGCCAAGGAGCCCATCAGTCTCGAAACCCCCATCGGTGAGGAGGAGGATTCCTCCCTCGGCGATTTCATCGAGGACAAGGGCGCCGTGTCACCGCTGGAGGCCGTCATCAAGAGCAACCTGTCCGATCAGACCGCCGAGGTTCTCTCGACCCTCAGCCCGCGCGAGGAAAAGGTATTGCGCATGCGCTTCGGTATTGGCGAGAAATCGGACCACACCCTCGAAGAGGTCGGCCAGGATTTCAACGTCACCCGCGAGCGTATCCGCCAGATCGAGGCCAAGGCGCTGCGCAAGCTGCGCCACCCCAGCCGGGCCAAGCGTCTGCGCAGCTTTGTCGATACGCCCTGA
- the dnaG gene encoding DNA primase, giving the protein MTGRIPEHLIEQIREQTDIVELVGEYVQLKHSGDNHLGLCPFHQEKTPSFNVNGSRQIFHCFGCDAGGNVFSFLMRMEGLSFPEAVRRLAARVGIAIETDQPSPRQRQEQLLRQRRRDLLELAARHYRQQLADPAQGAAARDYLARRGFKPPVIERFGLGYAGPAWDGLVRALTAAGADLALARELGLIRPGREGRGDYDLFRARLLFPIGDLAGQPLAFGGRRLDNELPKYINSPESPLYRKSQTLYGLCQAKAAMRRERRVVVVEGYFDVLALSQAGIEAVVATCGTALTEEHARLLRRYVDRVLLLFDQDAAGQKAGLRALPQLLATGLQVQSLRLPAGDDPDSCVQREGAAAFEQRLAQAQSALDAEMERQLSAASSAEAQSRAIEGLLTLIRAVPGAIERALHLQALAQRSGLPLELLQQQLEAPAPAAVTPARTERPAGSTPSPPPPPPDEEPPWLAAAALPPEPPEDLPPLAALPAPAPVPVPDKIQLWLLRLLLQEKNLAGAVLQEGIDQLFAAPPARQLAAALIQAGQQGEDARSLLEQLGSGEELRPWCRQLLADGAPLHEDVEKSFADCRQAVRQGQLKQRRSALHAQMREAEARGDSAQQMACLQELTEINRQLKNRNGMSE; this is encoded by the coding sequence ATGACTGGCCGTATCCCCGAGCATCTGATCGAACAGATCCGTGAGCAGACCGACATTGTCGAGTTGGTGGGGGAATACGTCCAGCTTAAGCATTCGGGCGACAACCATCTGGGGCTGTGTCCGTTTCATCAGGAAAAGACGCCGTCATTCAACGTCAACGGCAGCCGGCAGATCTTCCACTGCTTTGGCTGCGATGCCGGTGGCAACGTGTTCAGTTTTCTGATGCGCATGGAGGGGCTGAGCTTTCCCGAGGCGGTGCGGCGGCTGGCGGCGCGAGTCGGTATCGCCATCGAAACCGACCAGCCCTCGCCGCGCCAGCGCCAGGAACAGCTGCTGCGCCAGCGGCGGCGTGATCTGCTGGAACTGGCGGCACGCCATTACCGCCAGCAGCTGGCCGATCCGGCACAGGGCGCGGCGGCACGCGACTACCTTGCGCGGCGCGGTTTCAAGCCGCCGGTGATCGAGCGTTTTGGCCTGGGCTATGCCGGGCCGGCCTGGGACGGTCTGGTGCGGGCGCTGACCGCTGCCGGCGCCGATCTGGCTCTGGCCCGCGAACTGGGCCTGATCCGGCCGGGGCGGGAAGGGCGGGGGGATTACGATCTGTTCCGTGCCCGGCTGCTGTTTCCGATTGGCGATCTGGCCGGACAGCCGCTGGCCTTTGGCGGCCGGCGGCTGGACAATGAGCTGCCCAAATACATCAACTCGCCCGAATCGCCGCTGTACCGCAAGAGCCAGACCCTCTATGGCCTCTGTCAGGCCAAGGCGGCCATGCGGCGCGAACGGCGGGTGGTGGTGGTGGAGGGCTATTTCGATGTGCTGGCCCTTTCCCAGGCCGGCATCGAAGCGGTAGTGGCCACCTGCGGCACGGCCTTGACGGAGGAACACGCCCGCCTGTTGCGGCGCTATGTCGACCGTGTGCTGTTGCTGTTCGATCAGGATGCCGCCGGCCAGAAAGCCGGTCTGCGCGCCCTGCCGCAGCTGCTGGCGACCGGTTTGCAGGTGCAGAGCCTGCGCCTGCCGGCCGGCGATGACCCCGATTCCTGTGTCCAGCGCGAGGGCGCCGCAGCCTTCGAACAACGATTGGCGCAGGCCCAGTCGGCTCTGGATGCCGAAATGGAGCGGCAACTGAGCGCGGCTTCTTCGGCCGAGGCGCAGTCCCGTGCCATCGAGGGGCTGCTGACGTTGATCCGGGCCGTGCCGGGTGCTATCGAACGTGCCCTGCATCTGCAGGCATTGGCGCAACGCAGTGGCTTGCCGCTTGAGCTGCTGCAGCAGCAGCTGGAGGCGCCGGCACCCGCAGCGGTCACGCCAGCGCGCACGGAGCGGCCCGCCGGCAGCACCCCGTCGCCGCCCCCACCCCCACCGGACGAGGAGCCTCCCTGGCTGGCGGCCGCCGCTCTGCCGCCGGAACCGCCGGAGGATTTGCCGCCGCTGGCGGCGCTGCCAGCGCCGGCGCCGGTGCCGGTGCCGGACAAGATCCAGCTGTGGTTGCTGCGCCTGCTGCTGCAGGAAAAAAACCTGGCCGGGGCGGTGCTGCAGGAAGGGATCGACCAGCTGTTTGCCGCGCCGCCGGCGCGCCAGCTGGCTGCGGCGCTGATTCAGGCCGGACAGCAGGGGGAGGATGCCCGATCCCTGCTCGAACAGCTTGGCAGCGGTGAGGAACTGCGCCCCTGGTGTCGCCAGTTGCTGGCGGACGGCGCGCCGCTGCACGAGGATGTGGAGAAGAGTTTTGCCGACTGTCGCCAAGCGGTGCGTCAGGGCCAGTTGAAGCAGCGCCGCAGTGCGCTGCACGCGCAGATGCGCGAGGCCGAAGCCCGGGGTGACAGCGCGCAACAGATGGCCTGTCTGCAGGAGCTGACCGAAATCAATCGGCAGCTGAAAAATCGCAACGGCATGTCAGAATAA